A genomic region of Caldisalinibacter kiritimatiensis contains the following coding sequences:
- a CDS encoding DUF4397 domain-containing protein produces MYNYYGYCPYSSYPSMQMGSFIRILHASPDAPAVDVYINNNLVASNLKYRQFTEYLQVPPGRYNVKVFAAGQRTNPVIDTEVNVTPMSIATVAAVGRLENIKLLPIPEPRMPIPPGKLYIRFGHLSPNAPRVDVRLPNGQTLFRNVGFEEVTDYIPVDPGTYTLEVFLAGTDERVLYVPNVNLQPNRFYTVYAVGLAGQRPPLQVLIPLDGNSYL; encoded by the coding sequence ATGTATAACTACTATGGATATTGCCCATATTCTAGTTATCCTAGTATGCAAATGGGTTCTTTTATAAGAATACTTCATGCTTCACCTGATGCACCAGCGGTTGATGTGTATATTAATAATAATCTTGTAGCATCAAATCTTAAATATAGACAATTTACAGAGTATCTACAAGTTCCACCAGGTAGGTATAATGTAAAAGTATTTGCTGCAGGACAAAGAACTAATCCTGTAATAGATACAGAAGTGAATGTTACACCTATGTCTATAGCAACAGTAGCAGCAGTTGGAAGATTAGAGAATATTAAGCTACTTCCTATTCCCGAACCACGTATGCCTATACCACCAGGTAAGCTATATATAAGATTTGGACACTTGTCCCCAAATGCACCTAGAGTAGACGTGAGATTACCAAATGGTCAGACATTATTCAGAAATGTGGGGTTTGAAGAAGTAACAGATTATATTCCAGTTGACCCAGGAACTTATACACTAGAGGTATTCTTAGCAGGCACAGATGAGAGAGTACTTTATGTACCAAATGTAAACCTACAACCTAATAGGTTCTACACAGTATATGCAGTAGGCTTAGCTGGACAAAGACCACCATTACAAGTATTAATACCACTTGATGGAAACTCATATCTGTAA
- a CDS encoding FAD-dependent oxidoreductase — MKVAIMGAGLSGLACAITLEQNRIYPTIFEKRNEVGDRFIYNELMLSIINRPVTDSLAYFSEKHGIYLHPVSNVSKLIVHSENEQAKITGKLGFTNARGRHKDAFEKQMAKQIKSKIIFNSKYTYEQLQREFTHVIIATGDAAYTAKVQDFQEDLTVTLKGATVVGKFDPHTTAAWLDNRLCPKGYGYLLPYSHQEANIVLAYPDYPENRKKDLNTLWDRFYNKVCTDLGQNLKIRDNFEVTRYIIGLCKYPRIGNTFFVGNCFGAILPFLGFGQYVSILTGIYAAYDLCGIGDYEKLTKPLQKNYNNSLVLRRYLEQLDNSKLDKIVKKLNGPIGNKLFSSKHYDPLKLVSYLLRPFVKNNTRKV; from the coding sequence GTGAAGGTTGCTATAATGGGAGCCGGACTATCAGGGCTTGCATGTGCTATAACTTTGGAACAGAATAGAATATATCCTACTATATTTGAAAAAAGAAATGAAGTTGGGGATAGGTTTATATATAATGAATTAATGCTTTCCATTATTAATAGACCAGTAACTGACTCTTTAGCATATTTTTCTGAAAAGCATGGAATTTACTTGCATCCCGTCAGTAATGTATCTAAATTAATAGTACATTCAGAAAATGAACAAGCCAAAATAACTGGTAAATTAGGATTTACAAATGCAAGAGGTAGACATAAAGATGCATTTGAAAAACAAATGGCTAAACAAATAAAAAGTAAGATAATATTCAATTCAAAATATACTTATGAACAATTGCAAAGAGAATTTACCCATGTAATAATAGCTACAGGTGATGCAGCATATACTGCTAAAGTCCAAGACTTTCAAGAAGATTTAACTGTAACACTAAAGGGAGCTACAGTAGTAGGTAAATTTGACCCTCATACTACTGCTGCTTGGCTAGATAATAGATTATGTCCAAAGGGATATGGATATCTTCTCCCATACAGTCATCAAGAAGCAAATATTGTGTTAGCATATCCCGATTATCCTGAAAATCGTAAAAAAGATTTAAATACCCTCTGGGATAGATTCTATAACAAGGTATGTACTGACTTAGGACAAAATCTAAAAATAAGAGATAACTTCGAAGTAACAAGATATATAATAGGTCTATGCAAATATCCTAGAATAGGTAATACTTTCTTTGTAGGTAACTGTTTTGGAGCAATATTGCCTTTCTTAGGATTCGGACAATATGTGTCTATACTTACTGGTATATATGCAGCATATGACTTATGTGGCATAGGTGATTATGAAAAACTCACTAAACCCTTACAAAAAAATTATAATAACTCTTTAGTTTTACGCAGATATTTAGAACAATTAGATAATTCTAAACTAGATAAGATTGTAAAGAAACTCAATGGTCCTATTGGCAATAAACTATTTAGTAGCAAGCATTATGACCCTTTAAAATTAGTTAGCTATTTATTAAGACCTTTCGTGAAAAATAACACTAGAAAGGTATAA